The DNA window GACCAAAATCCGCGGCCTCTTTCCCTTCCAAGGTTTGGAAGACACATTTTTATCGTGAGAGCCTTATGGTCTGAGAAGGAGCAGACATGGGTGCTTGCCTCTCGCAGTTGATTTTCAAGTGATGCGCTTATGTAAGCTCGATCCAGTCTAGAACTCGAGTTGTGCAAGACGTACGTGTGTCCTTAGACTCGCGGATGAATTTTCTGCCACACATCGTGTAATCGGAGTTGTCGTTCAATTGATTGTAGGGCTGGACTTCTATTAGGGCCGGTAGAGTCACATTCTCGAAGAACACAGTTAAAATCACCAGCCATGATGAGGTGATCGGTATTGTGCCGTAGATAATAAGGGACGgtgctattaaaaaatttctctCGCTCTGATCGATTAGCCGAGCCCGAGGGAGCATAAATGTTGCAGAGTGTGGTGTTTTGTATCCTGAGTGTTATCAGTCGTCCATCCAAACTTTTTTCGATATGCGTGCATTGAATGTGGTCCTTTAGTGCTATAGCTGTTCCTCTTCTTGAGTGGTCCACATTACAGAACACAGAAGTTATAGCCAGGAAGTGTGAGCTGCTCGTTCTCCACCTCTTGTAGGAATAAAATATCGGTTTCCATCATTCTAATGAATGATTGGAGACCGTTTAGTTTCGTTGGGCTTGTTATTGTGTTTATGTTGATACTAGCTATGTTATAACTGCAGTAATCCATTGCAATGGTAATTAATCTAGCAGTACGTTGTTGTTTTCGTGTCGCATTTTTTTCCCTGGCGGTCTTTCGCGGAGTCGTCTGCTGATATTGGAGGTCGTGGAATCATCAGTATCATTACCACTTGGAGGATACTTTCGATGATTATCTGCGCTAGCTTGAGACTGCTGGCTTGGTATTTCAGAGAGAGaataaaatattgtatttggTCTAAAGTCTGTAGTTGGGGTAGTCTCTGGTTGCCGAATTAGTTGATATTGCTTTGGAGCCTCCGGGGGAGGCGGTGGCGCTATTGTTAGAGTAGAACCTTGTTTGGATAGCGTTCCGTTTTCTGGTTTAGTTGCCAGATTCCTTGTAGGAGCAATGGCTTCTTTAGTTACGCTTGCGTATGATTTTTTAGATTGATCAACTGTTATCTTCTGATacaacaattttttgttttgtacaCAGGAGATTCCATTGTGTATAAATTCTCCACAGTGACGGCACGTTTGATGTTGGCCGTAATAAGAAACGCATGTTGTTTCTCCATCAATTGTGATGTACGACTCGATATTTTTCTTGACGATCATTTTCACCAGACGAATTCCAGAAGGGAGGCCCCCAAATAGAAATTTTTCGTCCCACAAAAGTTCGCGAATAGATAGCACGTCTCCATAATCAGTCATGGCTTCAGCGATTCTTTCGTTTGATACATTTTCAGATAGATCATGTAGCTTAACTTCCACAGCTCCATCCTCCATCAAGATTCTTAATTTGTATACCTTCCCTTCTACTTCTGTTTCGTGTCGATTGTCATGTTCATCCACAATTCTTTGTGCGGGTTCAAGGTCGTTTGTCTTGATAAAAATACATCCGAGATTACGACTGCACTGGATACGTACGATTTGCTCTTTCTGCAATTCGAGAGTTGTACCTATGAAGTGATGAAGCTCTTCAAACGAGGGTTTTTTCGGCACATTCGCATAGTCAATGCGAAATATGTTTTCACGCCGACTCATTCCGACACTGAGACGCCCGACCGATACTAGTTTTTCCGACTAATTCGCCCGTTTAAGACTTGCGCTTGCGAGAATAAAGACTTCTGCTCGACTCGAGAGTTGAGCGCAAAGTGAGAGCTGAAAGACCTTCACAGATTTTGGATACAAGTATAACACCGTGAGCTTGTGTGTGTGTTGTTGTTCTTTAACGTCTGCTGTCTCGAAAGCGACTACAATGGGGCTACTATTTTCTGATTTTAGAAGCCTACTTGATCGCATTCAAAGGTGCTTGTAGCTGCTCAAAGATGTTGTGAGTTGTTTCAGCGATAGCCTTGATGATGTGGTCCAGTGAGTCTAGTGTTCGCTGACTGCATGAAGGAACTGCATGATAAGTTTAAACTCATGCTTTTAGGTGTTGCCATGTACACGTTCTTCAGAAGCATCCAAATTTTTACTACCTTTAACTGAACAAGCACCGCCAATTTCCCAGAGCTGAATAAATTTGCGATCTTGCTCGAAAATGCGTCAGACATTAGTAGTAGTCGTAGAAAGGCTGCATAACTGCCATCCGTCCTTGCGGTTCTGTTGAGTGCTCTaggaatagaatagaaacgATCAAGATAGTAACGCTCTTCCGAATAGCTGCTTCCTGGTAGTTTCATTGTTAAGTGGAAAGTGATCTGTCGTTCTTCTGCTAAAGCTGTTCGCAGCCAGCTAGGTTGTCCTTGGAAAAGATCACATGCTTCTAGGGAGAAAATTCTGAATTGCCTGACGTAATAGCTTTAAACCGATTGGCAAATCTGTGAAGGCCATAGTGCTGTAACTCCCGATGACATAGGGTATCTTCTTCGTCAGCACTGTTCAGTTGTGGTAGTCGTGTATGAATGAGCTATTGTATTAGAGGCCATAATCAACTGGTTCTTACCGGTTATGGGCATGATGTGGCTTATATCAGTATAACTCACGAATCGATCATAGACGACTAGACAGCCACAACTTGCCTTTGTAGTTTGGGATTCTGCGTGGCACACGATCTTGTTCCAGTAACTAAAGCGTTATCACACAGATGAGTGGCGCTTCGTGTATGGCTTGTAGCCAGGTTGACTCGAACTGGTTGCTGGTGAAAGACACACAGTGAATTTCAAAGGTGTTGGGATCGTTTCGAGCTTCTAGATAGCAGGTCGTATCTGGTGACTGTAGCTTCCAGCTGTAATTTAACTCAGCATAATTTAGgtgatttaaaaatttcatttaacttACATTAGCTTCCCTACTCGGTTGATATGATCCAACaaatccaaattttacttcgcgaTTTTTTGTTATCTAAAACTGACATGTGCGGAAATCTTCAGCAAATTTCAGGGAAGTTTTGTGAAGTTCGGAGAAATACTGCAAATATCAAAGTAGATCTGGGAATGCCAAGAAGGTTTTTCGAAATTCAGGGAAATGCTGAATCCTTCCAAGAATTTTTGATCTAGCTTCAGAAACCTCGAAGAAGCTGTTCGAGCTTCAGGGAGCATTTTTACAATCGTCAAGGAAAATCAAACCAAGAAGTTCTAAACTCTGCAAACTTCAGAGAAAAGGTTTAGGAAATTTCTGTGATTTTCAGTGAGATTCTACACACTAAAAGGAAGATCAGCATGCTTTTGAAAAGTTCAGCAAACTTTAAAAAAGTTCGACGAATCACAGGGAAGATCTGCGAATATCAGAAATGTTCTATATGCTCCAGGGGTACTGCGAACTTGAGGAACGTTTTCAAGTCAATTTTGGGGACTGTAAGGTAGTGTCGCCAACTTTACAGAACGTTCCATTTTTCTGCGAATTCGCTGCAGATAAAATGGGCGAACGTCAAAGAATCTCTGCAGACATAAATTTGCGTGCTTTAGAAAATCACCTAATCTAAAGGGAAGTTATAAGAGCTTCAGAAAAGTCCTATGAACATAGAGGGGATCTGTAAACCTCTGTGAAGCGTTTCAATCTTCGAGTTATTTCTGTGAATTTGAATTTGAGAGATTAAAGCAATTTTACGAACTTTAGAAAAGTTAGCAAAGTTACAAAGGATCTCTCACTTACTATATTGAAGCCAGAGCAATTCGGCGGAGTCGCTTCGGACGCTACTTTACTAACTTGGGTGtaacatttcattttcatttcttcaGCATATATGGGTACTCTTCGtccgcaaaacaaaaaaaaacaatcaataTACTCACTTTGCCAGCTCCTGAAATGCGTATCCGTCGGTCCAGTTCTCCTGGAAGGTCGCCCCGACCCGCTGCGTTACGAACTGTCCCAACCGGAGCCGGTTCTGCATGCACTTCTGCCGGGCTTCCTTCTTTTCGATGTTGCTCTTCTGCTTCAGCAGCTTCTTCACCACATCGATGCACTTGTTGATGTGGCTCTTGTGCTGCTCGATCACCTTCTGGTGGGCGGTGATTTGACACTTCTGCTCGTCCGATAGCCGCGACAGTTCGTCGACCCGGGTCCGCGACGTTTCGAAGTCCGTCTCGCGGTCACTAATATCGGACAGGGTAAGATCCGTTTGAACCAGTTTGGACACCATGAGGGGAGCCGGTGGTGTCAGAGGTTGGGATTGCTGTTgtagctgctgctgttgttgctgcaGTTGGGCATTTGATTGAGCTAACGATTGGACAGTGGGTATGCTGCTGTGAttactactgctgctgctgttgttgttgttgctagtGTTGGTACCGTTGTTGGCATGATTTAACGACGCTAGACTAGTAATGGCTAGTGAAGAATTTGGGGTCCCCAAGCTGGTCGGCGAAGGTGTAACCACTTGCACCTGTGACACTTGCGACTGTGTCTGTacctgttgttgctgttgttgttgctgctgttgttgttgctgtataACAACGGTAGGTGGCAGGGGAGGTGGCGGAGGCTGAGAATCTCGATCTCGATGCGATTGTTGTTGCTGGGCATTCGAAACGACGACACCAGCGGCGGAAACAACAGGTGAGGATGAGTTTAGTAACGACGACGTGGCGGATACTGATGATGGAGGAACTAGTGTGGAAGATGCGACGCTGGCGCGTTGAGAACGCACGTACAATTCTTGTGCCGCTGCGGCGCTGGTTAGGTTACCACTGGAGGTTACCACAGAACCGAGCTGTGGCTGAGGACTAGGTGGATACATTGGATACTGACCATGCTGCTGGGGGCTGGGACTTTTGGTGGAAACCTGCTGGCTTTGCCCTTGGCTTCCACCGATGCCACTGCCAGGCTGGCCGGGCTGTGCCTGTGGGCCAGAATTACTTATTGCTCCTAGGGGACCACCGACTCCGGTTCCGGCCGGGTGGGGCCGATGCGGACTGCTTACCGGATGCTTGGAAAAGTAGTCATTGATTTTCTTACTATCGCCTAATGGTGGTATCGACAAACGCGGACCCTTAACACTATCTCTATCACGAATATGACCAGCGCCTCCTCCCCCGCCCGGACCGCCATTGTCGTCCGGTGCTTTCCGCTTTCGCTTTCGATCCGACGGCGTCCGGGGAATCTTCTCCGGCGTCGGAGTATTGATTATAGTCTCTAGCTCCTTATCACTATGCGACGAACCGGTACTCATGTTCGAGTCCTGATCCTTGTTGTTATTAGTGTAGTGGgactgttgttgctgctgctgctgctgctgcgccTGATGTAAGCTAGTGAGCGAACCGTGCTGCGGCACTAGACCCAATCCACTGACAGCCAACGTTGCCTGCTGCTGCTGGGGATTGCTGTAATGCGGCGGAGGCGGTGGCGGCGGCGGTTGATGCTGCACCGAGTGTGGCTGCTGCGGTTGTAGATGATGCGAATGGAGATGATTTTGGCCGACCTGTTGTACTATAGTTGTCTGTGGTGCCATCTGCAACTGAGTACCGGCAGACATCTGGaagagaggaaaaaaataaGACGATAAGAATTTATGGTAGCCGAATGAGTACTAATAGAATATCGAAATTGAAGGTTGAACTGCACGATTATGACTCGAGGCAAAACTCTTGATCTGCTTGCAGatccaaaaattgacttttaaaaacaatttcgtACGAAGACTTTCTTCAATACAGTACAATAGTTTTCCAGTAAAATCatgcaatctaaaaaaaatcatggaaaTCAGCATACTCTCAACGATAAATATTGAAAACGATATTTATCGTTGAGAGTATTCTGAtttccatgattttttttagattgcggtatgaaaaaaaaatcatcgagtgACCATGGGTGAGCcgtgccagtcgaaggccacaagcCCAGTACTAACTCGCACCATAAACTATTGGAAATAATCTAATTTGATAAAGCACTTGTCCGGGTGGTAATCTTTGCAAGCCTTTGGACCCATGGACTCAAAAATTCGTCACGGTATATGACGTCAGCATACTAATCGCAACTCACCCTACGTGACTCTTCTTTTTCGTTTCTGACGATTCACTTCGCGTGACGTGAAACGTCCATTTTACGATCATCCTTggaccctattctcacagtcacgtcaactagttattaaaagaaaatttccttttaatcactaggtgacgtgactgtgagaataaggCCTCTTATTCTGCACgacgtgtgacgtgagacgactaaactCACCTCAATTTTCTCGCCCTTTTCGgggagtcgactcgggtgagatGAAATTCCCCGTTGCcgttaaatgggcgtctcacgtcacccgtaGTGGCCCTTCAGAATTGTGAGCAAAATCACGTAAAGGGAGGTGTCTAGTCGTCagacgccgcgcagaataaggccggGTAAGGGGAAATCACagctcacccgagtcgactctcaaaATTGACTGGCTTGTTGTGCGCGGCATGTGACGTGATatgactaatctcacctcactctacgtgactttttTCACCCTATTCTGAAGTCACTACGAGAGATTCCCATTAAACGGCAAAGGGAAATTTCGGGTCCTATTcgcagtcacgtcacctagtgactagaaaaaaaattccttcTAGTCACTGAGTGACGTGACTGAGATTTCTCGTTTTGCGACTCAGTATTGACACTGCTGTGAAAATATACGCCCTGCTTCCAGCTTCCCGAATCTTATGCATTCTTAGACATTTTTCAGGCCAAACGCATGCATAATTTCCGGTTGATGAAAAAATCGTCACGCTTCACTTTAATACCGAATTATCGTTGAATATTATGTTCTATGGCCTTCGTTTTCGCACACTACAGTCAAGTTGACATCGTAAACCAATTCATAGCACCAACAGTTGTACTCCTTCTCTTTATACAGGCATGGATCCGAGTCACACCGCTTGAAGCCCAATACTCCAATTCAGAATACTTGTTTATTGGCTGTATCTACACCAACACAGTCCTTGGTTGTATATACACAACAGTCTTTGGAGTTGTTTTCTTTGGCCGGGGCTTCTGTCGCAATAGTTCCTTCCTCGTCATCTTCGTGAGCATCCTACTACTGAATTTCCGCACCAACATGTTGCTCAGCTTCTTCTGGTTCAACTGGTTCCGCAGCTGGTTCTTCTTCTTCTGTCACCTGATCCATCTTAACTGGGAGTTTCGTTGGTTTAGGCTCAGCTTCATCAGCATCCGGTTTAATTTCATCTTCCTCAATCGGTTCTTTAAACTTTTCGTCAGCAGCGACAACAGTAGCAGCTGTAGTTGCTGGTTCTTCAGATTCTATGAAAGGAGCATTGGTTTCTATTCTACGACTTCATCAGCCATTGggcctgtttttttttttcttcttcagagACAACAGCTCCATCTTTGGCGGGTTTCGGTGCATCAGTAGAGATGGGTTGGATTTCTACATTGTCAGCCGAAGCCACTGGTTTATCCTCTTCCGGTTTCTGAGTATCGCCTGACTCTAGAACTTCCTTGTCTTCATCCTTGAAAGGTATGGACGGCTGTTCCGGAATCATCTTCTTCCTCTTCCGTTTTTTCCAGTAGTTTCTATCATCGCCCGTTGGTTCTGCTTTAGCTGCATTTTTCAACGGAGCGATGGTAGTCTTCCGGTACTGGTTTCTGTTCTTCCTAACAAGAGATTGATGGTGAAGTGGCTTTGTCCTTTTCAGCAACTGGTTTCGCTTCTCCTTTTGCTTCTTGTTCATCCTCAACTTCACTAATCACTTTTTGTTAAACAGGTTCATTTCTACTTCAATCGATTTCTGATTGCTTGCCGGTGCTGCCTCTGTCGACTTCAACACCTCTTCTTCCTTCTCAGTCTGTTTCTTTTTGCCCACTGTTTTACAACCGGTTTCACCACCTCGTCTTGTTGGACAGGTCTTTTAGCGCTAATCGTTGCTGATTCGGTTTCAATTGGTTTCTCCTCTTTAGCTGGTTTTTCATGGCTAAAGATTGCCGGTATTTCCTCTGTTGCGTCCTTTTCTACTGGTTGCTGGCGTGTCCGGTTCCACAAGTTCAGCCGGTTTCTCCTCTTCCTGTCCATGTTTATCCAAAGTTGGTGTCACTGTTTCATGTACATCAGCTTCGATTTTCTTCGTCGCTTCCTCCctcttctgcaacgacatcaTGGCTCACTGGTATATGTTCCTGATTGTTTTCGGAACAAACATTCTCGTCCTCAACTTTAACTTGTACTAGCAGGGACTTCCTCGTGTTCCTTGATTAGATTGTCCGCTTTGAGTGGCATCTGCGGATGTATTTCTTCAACTGGCATTTCCGGTGCTGCATCTTGGCTCAGTGGTGCACTTGTGGTTGGTTGTCTTCCTTTAGCTAGTTTCTCCTCCTCGTCGTGTTCCGGTGCAAGGACGGTCTGTGTCCTAGCTGGCTGCTCTTCAGCAGGTTTCTGTTCCT is part of the Topomyia yanbarensis strain Yona2022 chromosome 1, ASM3024719v1, whole genome shotgun sequence genome and encodes:
- the LOC131689682 gene encoding serine/threonine-protein kinase tousled-like 2 isoform X4 is translated as MEHFQAAMDPRKQELLEARFLGARMSAGTQLQMAPQTTIVQQVGQNHLHSHHLQPQQPHSVQHQPPPPPPPPHYSNPQQQQATLAVSGLGLVPQHGSLTSLHQAQQQQQQQQQSHYTNNNKDQDSNMSTGSSHSDKELETIINTPTPEKIPRTPSDRKRKRKAPDDNGGPGGGGGAGHIRDRDSVKGPRLSIPPLGDSKKINDYFSKHPVSSPHRPHPAGTGVGGPLGAISNSGPQAQPGQPGSGIGGSQGQSQQVSTKSPSPQQHGQYPMYPPSPQPQLGSVVTSSGNLTSAAAAQELYVRSQRASVASSTLVPPSSVSATSSLLNSSSPVVSAAGVVVSNAQQQQSHRDRDSQPPPPPLPPTVVIQQQQQQQQQQQQQVQTQSQVSQVQVVTPSPTSLGTPNSSLAITSLASLNHANNGTNTSNNNNSSSSSNHSSIPTVQSLAQSNAQLQQQQQQLQQQSQPLTPPAPLMVSKLVQTDLTLSDISDRETDFETSRTRVDELSRLSDEQKCQITAHQKVIEQHKSHINKCIDVVKKLLKQKSNIEKKEARQKCMQNRLRLGQFVTQRVGATFQENWTDGYAFQELAKRQEEITAEREEIDRQKKLLMKKRPTNSESGRKRNNSSTSAAAAAAAAAAAAAAAGSTTSTVAAASQLASSLHNGNENTFLKPDPVVGSGTTFTIQEYYECDEILKLRQNALKKEDADLQLEMEKLERERNLHIRELKRIHNEDQVRSRFNNHPVLNDRYLLLMLLGKGGFSEVHKAFDLKEQRYVACKVHQLNKDWKEDKKANYIKHALREYNIHKALDHPRVVKLYDVFEIDANSFCTVLEYCDGHDLDFYLKQHKTIPEKEARSIIMQVVSALKYLNEIKPPIIHYDLKPGNILLTEGNVCGEIKITDFGLSKVMDEENYNPDHGMDLTSQGAGTYWYLPPECFVVGKNPPKISSKVDVWSVGVIFYQCLYGKKPFGHNQSQATILEENTILKATEVQFANKPTVSNEAKSFIRGCLAYRKEDRMDVFALAKHEYLQPPVSKHNRGAAAAASSQNQHGSGNSGVGAGGLGGAGGGAGGGGGGSGGSGGGGGNQTGQQTSFSTGMFGTMNQSSSS